A region from the Aquila chrysaetos chrysaetos chromosome 15, bAquChr1.4, whole genome shotgun sequence genome encodes:
- the IMP3 gene encoding U3 small nucleolar ribonucleoprotein protein IMP3, whose protein sequence is MVRKLKYHEQKLLRRLELVSWEAAGGSLAEVKALRRYRLGRREDYVQYKALARAVRALARRLRDLGPASAAFRARCAAALLEKLYGLGLVSCRRSLAVCENLSAAAFCRRRLPCLLVKLRMAQNLRHAVTFVEQGHVRVGPEVVTDPALLVPRAVEDFVTWVDASRLRQKVLDYNQERDDFDLAA, encoded by the coding sequence ATGGTGCGGAAGCTGAAGTACCACGAGCAGAAGCTGCTGCGGCGGCTGGAGCTGGTGAGctgggaggcggcgggggggagccTGGCCGAGGTGAAGGCGCTGCGGCGTTACCGGCTGGGTCGGCGGGAGGACTACGTGCAGTACAAAGCGCTGGCCCGCGCCGTCCGCGCCTTGGCCCGCCGGCTCCGCGACCTGGGGCCGGCCAGCGCGGCCTTCCGCGCCCGCTGCGCCGCCGCGCTGCTGGAGAAGCTCTACGGCCTGGGGCTGGTGAGCTGCCGGCGGTCGCTGGCCGTCTGCGAGAACCTCTCGGCCGCCGCCTTCTGCCGCCGgcgcctgccctgcctgctggtgAAGCTGCGGATGGCGCAGAACCTGCGGCACGCCGTCACCTTCGTGGAGCAGGGACACGTCCGCGTGGGGCCCGAGGTGGTCACCGACCCCGCGCTCCTCGTCCCCCGCGCCGTGGAGGACTTCGTCACCTGGGTGGACGCCTCTCGCCTCCGGCAGAAGGTGCTCGACTACAACCAGGAGCGCGACGACTTCGACCTGGCCGCCTAG